One Thauera sp. K11 DNA window includes the following coding sequences:
- a CDS encoding DUF3742 family protein, whose amino-acid sequence MKTAAQTTFPERVGRTLGRLWRGCVRLDRRAMQGLVAKGWKPGVAKGVMLIVKIAAFAVLLYAAFWMALLLLCIVVVARMAWQHDSDDDADFLGRKAEERDHREGLFYHPAMHDDDPDPRFKDD is encoded by the coding sequence ATGAAGACCGCAGCACAGACAACATTCCCCGAGCGCGTGGGCCGAACCCTGGGCCGGCTGTGGCGTGGCTGCGTTCGGCTGGATCGACGTGCGATGCAGGGACTGGTGGCAAAGGGTTGGAAACCCGGTGTCGCAAAGGGCGTGATGCTGATCGTCAAGATCGCAGCGTTTGCCGTGCTGCTCTACGCTGCGTTCTGGATGGCGTTGCTGCTTCTGTGCATCGTGGTCGTTGCGAGGATGGCCTGGCAACACGACTCTGACGACGATGCCGATTTCCTCGGGCGCAAAGCGGAAGAGAGAGACCATCGTGAAGGGCTGTTCTATCACCCGGCCATGCATGACGATGATCCCGATCCGCGATTCAAAGACGACTAA
- a CDS encoding type II toxin-antitoxin system PrlF family antitoxin → MPNVKELATVTSKGQLTLPKAVRQALGVEAGDKVAFELREDGQVVVSRGEAEHEDPAIGAFLTLLARDIEAGRNIRGLPEELARTMLEHAGHEVVLGDDFDGRVEI, encoded by the coding sequence ATGCCCAACGTCAAGGAACTCGCCACTGTCACGTCCAAGGGACAGCTCACCCTGCCCAAGGCGGTTCGCCAGGCGCTGGGCGTGGAGGCCGGCGACAAGGTGGCGTTCGAGTTGCGCGAGGATGGCCAGGTCGTCGTCAGCCGCGGGGAGGCAGAGCATGAAGACCCGGCTATCGGTGCGTTCCTGACCCTGCTGGCTCGTGACATCGAGGCAGGGCGAAACATCCGCGGTCTGCCCGAGGAACTGGCTCGCACAATGCTGGAGCATGCAGGCCATGAGGTTGTCCTGGGCGACGACTTCGATGGGCGCGTGGAAATCTGA
- a CDS encoding type IV toxin-antitoxin system AbiEi family antitoxin domain-containing protein, translated as MDGNSRHQVIKRLQTTLPRGAPFDLTTLAPLGVSSKLAARYAEGGWLVRLAQGVYAFPNDEFGVYGALKFLQQRVPGLHVGGKSALGLQGVRHNLGRDTLVLWGNSRYELPVWFTSRFPARYVHAHLFDWPDAALADKTLTTPPGLPDRLQVAVSERAVLELLYEAGTKQSLEEARNLFDGLRSPRKELLGQLLSCCTSVKTVRLFLTWARETQVVDVKDLLERHPLRTGSEKRWMSRLADGTLLSLNPHG; from the coding sequence ATGGATGGAAATTCACGGCATCAAGTAATCAAGCGGCTGCAGACCACGCTGCCACGTGGTGCGCCGTTCGACCTGACCACCCTGGCGCCGCTGGGGGTGTCGTCCAAGCTCGCCGCGCGCTATGCCGAGGGCGGCTGGCTCGTGCGCCTGGCCCAGGGCGTCTACGCCTTCCCGAACGACGAGTTCGGCGTCTACGGGGCGCTGAAGTTCCTGCAGCAGCGCGTGCCCGGCCTGCACGTCGGCGGCAAGAGTGCGCTGGGCCTGCAGGGTGTGCGCCACAACCTCGGCCGCGACACGCTGGTCCTGTGGGGCAACAGCCGCTACGAGCTGCCGGTCTGGTTCACTTCGCGCTTTCCGGCACGCTACGTCCATGCGCACCTGTTCGACTGGCCCGATGCCGCACTGGCCGACAAGACCCTGACCACGCCGCCCGGCCTGCCCGATCGGTTGCAAGTCGCCGTGTCCGAGCGCGCCGTGCTGGAGCTGCTCTACGAGGCCGGGACGAAGCAGAGCCTGGAAGAGGCCCGCAACCTCTTCGATGGCCTGCGCTCGCCGAGGAAGGAACTGCTCGGGCAACTGCTGTCGTGCTGCACCAGTGTGAAGACCGTTCGTCTGTTCCTCACCTGGGCACGCGAGACGCAGGTGGTCGACGTCAAGGATCTGCTGGAGCGGCATCCGCTGCGCACCGGCAGCGAAAAACGCTGGATGAGCCGACTGGCCGACGGCACCTTGCTGAGCCTGAATCCCCATGGATAA
- a CDS encoding nucleotidyl transferase AbiEii/AbiGii toxin family protein, with translation MDKNYADTVRLLLAVTPEVFANDIFAMKGGTAINLFVQDMPRLSVDIDVVYRPWQVARDDALKAINGELAAIAQRVQPLGIQTRLVRSKDLGDTKLIVENDTSQVKIEVNVVFRGTVLPVERKPLSAKTGDLFGVEFEAPILARDELYAGKLVAALDRQHPRDLFDVWQLYGSGGLSDGMVECFVLYLAGHNRPPHEVLFGNDKDIAAEYERAFVGMTEVECSLDTLLAARAQMRQELPRRLTEGHRQFLSGLVRAEPDWSLVLCPHAAELPALRWKLANLEAFRKRRPADFAAQANALDEGLGQA, from the coding sequence ATGGATAAGAACTACGCCGATACCGTTCGCCTGCTGCTGGCCGTCACGCCCGAGGTCTTCGCCAACGACATCTTTGCGATGAAGGGCGGCACAGCGATCAACCTGTTCGTGCAGGATATGCCGCGCTTGTCGGTGGACATCGACGTGGTGTACCGGCCCTGGCAGGTCGCACGCGACGACGCGCTGAAGGCGATCAACGGCGAGCTGGCCGCCATCGCGCAACGCGTGCAACCGCTGGGCATCCAGACGCGCCTGGTGCGCAGCAAGGATCTCGGTGACACCAAGCTGATCGTCGAGAACGACACCAGCCAGGTCAAGATCGAGGTGAACGTCGTCTTCCGCGGCACGGTGCTCCCGGTTGAACGAAAGCCGTTGAGCGCCAAGACCGGCGACCTGTTCGGTGTCGAGTTCGAGGCGCCGATCCTGGCGCGCGACGAGCTGTATGCCGGCAAGTTGGTGGCGGCCCTGGACCGGCAGCACCCACGTGACCTGTTCGACGTCTGGCAGCTCTATGGGTCTGGCGGCCTCAGCGACGGCATGGTCGAGTGCTTCGTGCTCTACCTCGCCGGCCATAACCGGCCGCCGCATGAAGTGCTGTTCGGCAACGACAAGGACATCGCAGCGGAGTACGAGCGCGCTTTCGTCGGCATGACCGAAGTGGAGTGCTCGCTGGACACGCTGCTTGCCGCTCGTGCACAGATGCGACAGGAACTGCCTCGTCGCCTGACCGAGGGGCACAGACAGTTCCTGAGCGGGCTGGTACGCGCCGAGCCCGACTGGTCGCTGGTGCTGTGCCCGCACGCGGCCGAATTGCCCGCCTTGCGCTGGAAGCTCGCCAATCTGGAGGCGTTTCGCAAGCGGCGCCCAGCGGACTTCGCAGCGCAGGCCAACGCCCTCGATGAGGGGCTGGGTCAGGCCTGA
- a CDS encoding type II toxin-antitoxin system YhaV family toxin, with translation MQRHGWTLLFHEGFIEQLRKVQAAAVPLSDSEPQQFDGDANAKLFQALSHRVMDAVPGDPSRDEFRYCNIAEPAHSNWRCARIGRRFRLFFRYDARAKVIVFAALKDRATAIAPSREQSDALSSQIDPTVTKVRRQRMTRPRQER, from the coding sequence ATGCAGCGGCACGGCTGGACCCTGCTGTTCCATGAGGGCTTCATCGAGCAGTTGCGCAAGGTACAGGCGGCCGCAGTGCCGCTCAGCGACAGCGAGCCGCAGCAGTTCGATGGCGATGCCAACGCCAAGCTGTTTCAGGCGTTGAGCCATCGGGTCATGGACGCCGTGCCGGGCGATCCCTCGCGGGATGAGTTTCGTTACTGCAACATCGCGGAGCCGGCGCACTCCAACTGGCGGTGCGCGAGGATCGGCAGGCGGTTCCGCTTGTTCTTCCGCTACGACGCGAGGGCGAAAGTCATCGTGTTCGCAGCACTCAAGGACCGGGCTACGGCGATAGCACCGAGCCGCGAACAGTCGGATGCACTGAGCAGTCAGATCGACCCGACAGTGACGAAGGTACGGAGGCAACGAATGACCAGGCCTCGCCAGGAAAGATGA
- a CDS encoding conjugal transfer protein TraG N-terminal domain-containing protein, with the protein MTLYTTDYLEYYLTLVGWIVNNGIWNILVASGVFALPFVVIVVQEWLRARAEGADEGNKGVLSSMRIENRVWVAIVVILFAGIPFIPVDLSTIRFDTTRSAQCQVSVPQPNDTGWSNAYTTLNNQNALVPVWWFFMHAISKAVTGGAVAAIPCGTDLRQMRMDVDATRIDDPVLAQEVGDFVHDCYGPSRAKLFMNRPTLSDEQMNDVTWIGSSYFLGSTGFYDTYHSNTPRTAWPYDATRDAGLAQVDSGGGYPTCQQWWSDGNSGLRARLLAQVDPDLLTRMGRWAGFLSQAEVNDSVVRAVVSPKQQKMNQGSVYTDYGGQIEKTLPNIVTRGAGDLGMTMGSLGVFPAMDVVRQALPMVLSLLKMALVICIPLVLVFGTYELKALVAVSCVEFALFFVDFWFQLARWLDSTILDALYGWGFGANRPHSNFDPLIGLNNAFGDMLLNFVMATMFLVLPSLWITALGWVGVRAGGVLQGLANGTRDAGQAGRSGANVAISAVKK; encoded by the coding sequence ATGACCCTCTACACGACCGACTACCTGGAGTATTACCTGACGCTCGTCGGGTGGATCGTCAACAACGGCATCTGGAACATCCTGGTGGCCAGCGGCGTGTTTGCGCTGCCCTTCGTTGTGATCGTCGTGCAGGAGTGGCTGCGCGCACGCGCCGAAGGCGCCGACGAGGGCAATAAGGGCGTGCTGTCCTCGATGCGCATCGAGAACCGCGTGTGGGTGGCGATCGTCGTCATCCTGTTCGCCGGCATCCCCTTCATACCGGTCGACCTCAGCACGATCCGGTTCGACACGACGCGCTCTGCGCAGTGCCAGGTCAGCGTCCCGCAACCCAACGACACGGGCTGGTCCAACGCCTACACGACGCTCAACAACCAGAACGCGCTGGTGCCGGTGTGGTGGTTCTTCATGCACGCGATCTCGAAGGCGGTCACGGGCGGGGCGGTGGCGGCGATCCCCTGCGGCACCGACCTGCGGCAGATGCGCATGGACGTGGACGCCACCCGCATCGACGACCCAGTGCTGGCTCAGGAGGTGGGCGACTTCGTGCACGACTGCTACGGCCCGTCGCGTGCCAAGTTGTTCATGAACCGGCCCACGCTCTCCGACGAGCAGATGAACGACGTCACCTGGATCGGGTCGAGCTACTTCCTGGGCAGCACGGGCTTCTACGACACATACCACTCCAACACGCCCCGCACCGCCTGGCCGTATGACGCGACGCGCGATGCGGGGCTGGCTCAGGTGGACAGCGGCGGGGGCTATCCCACGTGCCAGCAATGGTGGTCCGACGGCAACAGTGGCCTGCGTGCGCGCCTTCTGGCGCAGGTCGACCCCGATCTGCTGACGCGCATGGGCCGCTGGGCGGGCTTCCTGTCACAGGCGGAGGTGAACGACTCGGTGGTCCGCGCCGTGGTCTCGCCAAAGCAGCAGAAGATGAACCAGGGCTCGGTCTACACCGACTACGGAGGGCAGATCGAAAAGACGCTGCCCAACATCGTCACGCGCGGCGCCGGCGACCTCGGCATGACGATGGGCTCGCTCGGCGTTTTCCCGGCCATGGACGTGGTGCGCCAGGCGCTGCCGATGGTGCTGTCGCTGCTCAAGATGGCGCTGGTCATCTGCATCCCGCTGGTGCTGGTTTTCGGCACCTACGAGCTGAAGGCCCTGGTCGCGGTGAGCTGCGTGGAGTTCGCGCTGTTCTTCGTGGACTTCTGGTTCCAGCTCGCGCGCTGGCTCGACTCGACGATTCTCGACGCGCTCTATGGCTGGGGGTTCGGAGCGAACCGGCCGCACAGCAACTTCGATCCGCTGATCGGGCTAAACAACGCTTTCGGGGACATGTTGTTGAACTTCGTGATGGCGACGATGTTCCTCGTGCTACCCAGCTTGTGGATCACAGCGTTGGGATGGGTCGGTGTCCGTGCTGGCGGTGTTCTTCAAGGCCTCGCCAACGGTACTCGGGACGCGGGCCAAGCGGGACGTTCGGGAGCTAACGTGGCGATCAGTGCAGTGAAAAAGTAG